A single Anopheles arabiensis isolate DONGOLA chromosome 2, AaraD3, whole genome shotgun sequence DNA region contains:
- the LOC120897973 gene encoding probable prefoldin subunit 5, whose product MAQISTTEKPQMQQIDLNTLNLQQLTQLKNQLDQELSIFQESLNTIKMARSKYSASKEALEQFKGDWNEKQILVPLTGSMYVPGTIKDANNVIIEIGTGYYVENDLDSAKEFFKRRIEYVQEQLEKIEMMGIEKSKIRDTIREVMEKKLTQFSKELQAKKRDAE is encoded by the exons ATGGCACAGATTTCCACCACCGAAAAGCCGCAGATGCAGCAGATCGACCTCAACACGCTCAATCTGCAGCAATTGACTCAGCTGAAAAATCAACTAGATCAG GAACTGTCCATCTTTCAAGAATCCCTGAACACCATCAAGATGGCTCGGTCCAAATACTCCGCCTCGAAGGAGGCATTGGAACAGTTTAAAGGGGACTGGAACGAGAAGCAGATTCTAGTACCATTGACGGG GAGCATGTATGTCCCCGGGACGATAAAGGATGCGAACAATGTTATCATCGAAATCGGCACCGGTTACTATGTTGAGAAT GATCTCGATAGCGCGAAGGAGTTTTTCAAGCGACGCATCGAGTACGTGCAGGAGCAGCTGGAGAAGATTGAAATGATGGGCATCGAAAAGTCGAAAATTCGTGACACCATTCGCGAGGTGATGGAGAAGAAGCTGACTCAGTTCAGTAAAGAGCTGCAAGCGAAGAAACGCGATGCCGAATAg
- the LOC120895633 gene encoding putative tripartite motif-containing protein 75: protein MKPNKRLNRSKSIDSTVSTGSSLGSLSSLHKYNLRSKGPPRYVQFSDSECPICLEDYSAPVIVNCGHSFCSVCIQECIKMAGLALCPICKEQLVKSLFIYDTEYTRHIAPRKAVQYSSSITVASNTKPTGSSSLQKVARRTVV, encoded by the exons ATGAAGCCCAACAAGCGACTCAATAGAAGCAAATCGATCGATTCGACTGTTTCCACGGGTTCTTCTTTGGGCTCACTTTCGTCCCTGCACAAGTACAACCTGCGAAGCAAAG GTCCTCCGCGGTATGTACAATTTTCGGACTCCGAATGTCCAATCTGCCTGGAAGATTACAGTGCACCGGTGATCGTAAACTGTGGCCATTCGTTCTGCAGTGTCTGCATCCAAGAGTGCATCAAGATGGCTGGTCTCGCCCTTTGCCCGATCTGCAAAGAACAACTAGTGAAGAGCTTGTTCATCTACGATACGGAATACACGCGACATATTGCCCCGAGGAAAGCGGTACAATACAGCAGCAGTATAACTGTGGCGTCGAATACCAAGCCCACTGGCTCTTCCAGCCTCCAGAAGGTAGCCAGGCGTACGGTTGTGTAA
- the LOC120895632 gene encoding TBC1 domain family member 5: MVVDLDHQEVEPSSVTAGHGRSGVAKYELEWKNILTIAHQTDKPELRQLAVRGELRASPFRSVCWAIFLGVLEPSGTDQAWPRQRSDARAHYRQLKEQFVLNPHQQTTDVRDDPLSQSKQSLWNQHFCDQELCAVIKQDVVRTFPGVDFFRKPAIQELMTNILFCYARQFPAMCYRQGMHEILAPLIFVIHSDQQALAHIQELHPDIDQNLLTILDPQYLEEDSYALFAKIMFQIESFYRIADVVPTATGYFPAQTPGSPMNSSPAGTKRKPEVEVVEQLNYIKDKILIKEDLHLHNHLLKLDIPLAIFGIRWLRLLFGREFALQDLLLLWDAIFGEGDDLGLINYVVVAMLIRIRDKLIYSDYTTCLSYLMRYPTNVDIALVIRHALHMKSPKVYERPAGAMIFLSSPKRQAHHQHPQSGAIGARSKTAELPQLMYSTLPAVHQRRGQVVVDDHPLRAAAAATGIDDRQRTSSLPRNSGSMRKATAVELRQVAHQATKKAITDSSQMEVRDPTVTDGYREDDPELLRIELQNAYNIMSVGRAKLLQYLAVLRRNIRPTNPAGELQQSLEGIEEICSLLKPRYDTVFRVPAPIDPATEANEEPQKARKPLPGVAKLVLSEQQAQQQQLQPHHPSNVQRTQTPPSSLNLMRSYNYDLDCRRNSASQPNITQYEIPEDRYSKIATKKLANRKEVEMNVFTKDFADRHRRVDDKDLPSTNPLGNSERSE, translated from the exons ATGGTTGTTGACCTCGATCACCAGGAAGTGGAACCATCGTCGGTGACAGCTGGACACGGACGATCTGGTGTCGCAAAGTACGA ATTAGAATGGAAGAACATCTTGACGATCGCGCACCAGACCGACAAACCGGAATTGAGGCAGCTCGCCGTCCGGGGTGAACTACGCGCCTCGCCATTCCGGAGCGTTTGCTGGGCCATATTTCTCGGCGTGCTTGAGCCGTCCGGGACGGACCAGGCCTGGCCCCGGCAACGGTCCGATGCACGGGCCCACTACCGCCAGCTGAAGGAACAGTTTGTGCTGAATCCGCACCAGCAGACCACCGACGTGCGGGACGATCCACTGTCGCAATCGAAGCAAAGCCTCTGGAACCAGCACTTTTGTGATCAGGAACTATGCGCTGTGATAAAGCAGGACGTCGTGCGCACCTTTCCCGGGGTGGACTTTTTCCGCAAACCGGCGATACAGGAGTTGATGACCAACATTCTGTTCTGCTACGCACGCCAGTTTCCGGCCATGTGCTACCGGCAGGGAATGCATGAGATACTGGCACCGTTAATATTTGTTATTCACAGCGATCAGCAAGCCTTGGCACACATACAGGAACTGCATCCGGACATTGA TCAAAATCTGCTGACAATTCTGGACCCACAGTATCTTGAAGAGGATTCCTA CGCATTATTCGCCAAAATTATGTTCCAGATAGAATCCTTCTATCGCATCGCGGATGTCGTACCGACGGCGACCGGTTACTTCCCTGCGCAAACCCCGGGCAGCCCGATGAATTCCAGTCCGGCCGGTACTAAACGGAAGCCGGAAGTTGAGGTAGTGGAGCAGCTGAACTACATCAAGGACAAAATTCTCATCAAAGAAGATCTCCATCTGCACAACCATCTGCTCAAACTCGACATTCCGTTGGCCATTTTTGGCAT CCGATGGTTGCGTCTACTGTTTGGCCGGGAGTTTGCGCTACAagacttgctgctgctgtgggacGCAATATTCGGCGAAGGGGACGATCTCGGTCTGATTAACTACGTCGTCGTGGCGATGCTGATACGCATAAGAGATAAGT TAATTTATAGCGACTATACAACCTGCCTTTCGTACCTGATGCGGTATCCTACCAACGTTGACATCGCGCTCGTAATACGCCACGCGCTGCACATGAAATCGCCCAAGGTGTACGAGCGACCGGCCGGAGCAATGATTTTCCTTTCCTCGCCGAAACGCCAAGCACACCACCAGCATCCGCAGTCTGGTGCGATTGGAGCGCGTTCGAAAACGGCCGAGCTGCCGCAACTGATGTATTCCACACTGCCAGCCGTTCATCAGCGCCGCGGACAGGTCGTGGTGGATGATCATCCGCttcgagcagctgctgccgcAACGGGGATCGACGATCGACAGCGAACCAGCTCACTGCCGAGAAACAGTGGCTCGATGCGAAAGGCCACGGCAGTCGAGCTGCGCCAGGTGGCCCATCAAGCCACTAAGAAAGCGATCACGGACTCCTCCCAAATGGAAGTTCGTGACCCGACGGTTACCGACGGCTACCGTGAGGAT GATCCTGAGCTGTTGCGGATTGAGCTGCAGAATGCGTACAACATTATGTCGGTCGGGCGGGCAAAGTTGCTACAGTATTTGGCCGTGCTGCGGCGCAACATCCGGCCAACGAATCCCGCGGGCGAGCTGCAGCAATCGCTCGAAGGGATAGAGGAAATCTGCTCACTGCTGAAACCACGCTACGATACCGTGTTTCGCGTACCGGCACCGATCGATCCCGCTACCGAAGCGAACGAAGAGCCGCAAAAGGCCAGAAAACCGTTGCCGGGCGTGGCGAAGTTGGTGCTGAGCGAACAGCaggcacagcaacagcagttgCAGCCGCACCATCCTAGCAACGTACAGCGTACGCAAACGCCACCCAGCAGCCTGAACCTCATGCGCTCGTACAACTATGATCTGGATTGTAGACGAAACAGTGCTTCACAGCCGAACATCACACAGTACGAAATCCCGGAGGATCGGTACAGCAAAATTGCGACCAAAAAGCTCGCCAACCGGAAGGAGGTAGAGATGAACGTGTTCACGAAGGATTTCGCCGACCGGCATCGACGCGTGGATGATAAGGATCTGCCCAGCACGAATCCGCTCGGCAACTCGGAACGGTCGGAATGA
- the LOC120897971 gene encoding glutaredoxin 3, with product MSITKVTSEDQYKQLIGASKVSVVLFSAEWAEQCKQISDVMTELAKQAEFKSLQFLDVPAEDLSELSMRHQIDSVPTVLFLRAGTAVDRIDGVDVGMLTQKAKKYAGMPTTPSPAGDGASNLEERLKALINRSKVMIFMKGDRNTPRCGFSKQLIAIVNDTGVEYDTFDILTDEAVRQGLKTFSNWPTYPQVYVSGELIGGLDIIKELLEGGELKETLNP from the exons ATGTCCATCACGAAAGTAACTTCCGAGGATCAGTACAAGCAGCTGATTGG CGCCTCCAAGGTGTCGGTTGTGCTGTTCTCCGCCGAATGGGCCGAACAGTGTAAACAAATCAGCGACGTGATGACCGAGCTCGCCAAACAGGCGGAATTTAAATCGCTACAGTTCCTGGACGTGCCGGCGGAGGACCTTTCCGAGCTGTCGATGCGCCACCAAATCGACTCCGTTCCGACCGTTTTGTTTCTGCGCGCCGGCACGGCCGTTGATCGTATCGATGGCGTCGATGTGGGGATGCTAACGCAGAAGGCGAAAAAGTATGCCGGCATGCCGACGACACCGAGCCCCGCCGGCGATGGTGCGAGTAATTTAGAGGAACGCCTCAAAGCCCTCATAAATCGTTCGAAGGTAATGATATTCATGAAGGGCGACCGAAATACACCGCGCTGCGGATTCTCGAAGCAACTGATAGCGATCGTGAACGATACCGG TGTTGAATACGACACGTTCGATATACTGACCGATGAGGCTGTGCGACAAGGGCTGAAAACGTTCTCGAACTGGCCTACCTATCCGCAAGTGTACGTGAGCGGCGAGCTTATCGGTGGGCTGGACATCATCAAGGAGCTGCTGGAGGGTGGCGAACTGAAGGAAACGTTAAACCCGTAA